A section of the Callithrix jacchus isolate 240 chromosome 14, calJac240_pri, whole genome shotgun sequence genome encodes:
- the LOC144579211 gene encoding oxaloacetate tautomerase FAHD2B, mitochondrial-like, whose product MLVSGRRRVLTALMHAQKWPIQPSRDMRLVQFQAPHLVGPHLGLETGNGGGVINLNAFDPTLPKTMIQFLEQGEVTLSVARRALAAQLPVLPRSEVTFLAPVTRPDKVVCVGMNYVDHCKEQNVPVPKEPIIFSKFASSIVGPYDEVVLPPESQEVDWEVELAVVIGKKGKHIKATDAMAHVAGFTVAHDVSARDWLTRRNGKQWLLGKTFDTFCPLGPALVTKDSVADPHNLKICCRVNGEVVQSSNTKQMVFKTEELIAWVSQFVTFYPGDVILTGTPPGVGVFRKPPVFLKKGDEVQCEIEELGVIINKVV is encoded by the exons ATGCTGGTCTCTGGTAGAAGAAGGGTGCTCACAGCTCTGATGCATGCTCAGAAATGGCCCATTCAACCATCCAGAGACATGAGACTAGTGCAGTTCCAGGCACCCCACCTAGTGGGGCCTCACTTGGGCCTGGAAACAGGGAATGGTGGAGGAGTTATCAACCTCAATGCCTTTGACCCCACACTCCCCAAAACAATGATACAGTTCCTCGAGCAGGGAGAAGTCACCCTGTCAGTGGCAAGAAG AGCCTTGGCTGCCCAGTTGCCAGTCCTACCACGGTCGGAGGTAACCTTCCTGGCTCCAGTCACACGGCCAGATAAGGTGGTGTGTGTGGGCATGAATTATGTGGACCACTGCAAAGAACAGAACGTGCCCGTGCCCAAGGAGCCCATCATCTTCAGCAAGTTTGCCAGCTCCATCGTGGGGCCCTATGATGAGGTGGTCCTCCCACCAGAGAGCCAG GAGGTAGACTGGGAAGTGGAGCTGGCCGTGGTCATTGGAAAGAAAGGCAAGCACATCAAG GCCACAGATGCCATGGCCCATGTGGCCGGCTTCACTGTGGCTCATGACGTGAGTGCTCGTGACTGGCTAACAAGACGCAATGGGAAACAGTGGCTGCTGGGAAAAACCTTTGACACCTTCTGCCCTCTGGGCCCTGCCTTGGTGACCAAGGACAGTGTAGCAG ATCCACACAACTTAAAGATCTGCTGCCGAGTGAACGGGGAAGTGGTCCAGAGCAGCAACACCAAGCAGATGGTGTTCAAGACAGAGGAGCTGATAGCCTGGGTCTCCCA GTTTGTCACCTTTTACCCAGGGGATGTCATCCTGACTGGGACGCCCCCAGGTGTTGGTGTATTCAGGAAACCTCCTGTCTTTCTCAAG AAGGGGGATGAAGTCCAGTGTGAGATTGAAGAACTAGGTGTCATCATCAACAAGGTGGTGTGA